The proteins below come from a single Microbacterium sp. BK668 genomic window:
- a CDS encoding DUF2510 domain-containing protein, with amino-acid sequence MSIPAAWHPDPTGRHEKRYWDGAAWTDHVFSRGEQGIDSLHPSAPDGGTGSGMLGEDQAIADDAAVAMVEKKPVAEAPKKLSRREARRQGRDEFESTALAAAHGDRSALAALPDIVENARAHYRGKKFDEKAWKVMTVAARDVLSDDLVTEEEEQHILQLADAIGIPYADILTRDFELYEELVIARINDGRLPTLADPPLITKRGEVAYLAQPVALMKEVAVREMRGGSRGVSVRIAKGVSYRVGQSRARSVVVGTQLQVQDTGDLVLTNERAVFVGNRRTLEFRYDRLIGMEEFADGLRLNVSNRQLASLFRFSRPASASIAAALIARSG; translated from the coding sequence GTGAGCATACCTGCAGCGTGGCATCCTGATCCCACCGGCCGTCACGAGAAGCGCTACTGGGATGGCGCGGCTTGGACGGATCACGTCTTCTCTCGCGGGGAGCAGGGCATTGATTCCCTCCATCCGTCTGCGCCAGATGGCGGGACCGGGTCGGGAATGCTCGGCGAAGATCAAGCGATCGCCGATGACGCAGCCGTCGCGATGGTCGAAAAGAAGCCGGTCGCGGAGGCCCCGAAGAAGCTTTCTCGACGGGAAGCCCGAAGGCAGGGGCGAGACGAGTTCGAGAGCACCGCGCTCGCGGCGGCTCACGGTGATCGGTCGGCCCTGGCGGCGTTGCCGGACATTGTTGAGAACGCGCGCGCCCATTACCGCGGCAAGAAGTTCGACGAGAAGGCCTGGAAGGTGATGACGGTCGCGGCCCGCGACGTCCTCAGCGACGATCTGGTCACTGAGGAGGAAGAGCAGCACATCCTTCAACTCGCCGACGCGATCGGCATCCCCTACGCAGACATCCTCACGCGGGACTTCGAGCTCTACGAGGAACTCGTCATCGCTCGCATCAATGACGGTCGGCTGCCCACGTTGGCTGACCCGCCACTCATTACGAAGAGGGGTGAAGTCGCATACCTCGCGCAACCCGTCGCACTCATGAAAGAGGTCGCCGTTCGCGAAATGCGCGGCGGTTCACGCGGCGTATCCGTCCGGATCGCGAAGGGCGTCTCGTACCGGGTTGGCCAGTCGCGAGCACGAAGCGTTGTAGTCGGCACGCAGCTTCAAGTTCAGGACACCGGTGACCTCGTCCTGACAAATGAGCGCGCCGTCTTCGTTGGCAACAGACGCACCCTGGAGTTCCGATACGACAGACTGATCGGAATGGAAGAATTCGCAGACGGGCTGCGTCTGAATGTCTCCAACCGGCAGCTGGCATCTCTGTTCAGGTTCAGTCGCCCCGCGTCGGCGTCTATCGCGGCCGCTCTCATTGCACGCAGCGGCTAA
- a CDS encoding thermonuclease family protein produces the protein MRALRIAVVVVVTSFLVACSPGSADRDSTPTPTAESSVTFLSVLDGDTIETSAGTVRLIGIDAPERGECGFAESSALISSMLNEGDSLTLELPEGQNDTDQHGRMLRYVGAPQSTDLALPLLTSGLAVARYDSTDGYPAHPREPEYHGAQVATLAPDGTVMTTACKAAADAAEQARIAAEQQAAQPPVAPPAADEWWKQYTSCTKLKDNPNGHPTGPFSRDIPAEAPIYDWFANGTGNNGDGEGDGLACE, from the coding sequence ATGCGTGCACTCCGGATTGCGGTCGTTGTCGTGGTCACCAGTTTCCTGGTCGCGTGCTCCCCTGGCTCGGCAGATCGTGACTCGACTCCGACGCCGACCGCTGAATCGTCGGTCACATTTCTGTCGGTACTCGATGGAGACACTATCGAGACCAGCGCCGGCACCGTCCGGCTCATCGGAATCGACGCCCCCGAGCGTGGCGAGTGCGGGTTCGCCGAGTCGTCAGCCCTTATTTCCTCGATGCTGAATGAGGGGGATTCGCTCACCCTGGAACTCCCCGAGGGCCAGAACGATACGGACCAGCACGGCAGGATGCTGCGGTACGTCGGCGCGCCGCAGAGCACAGATCTCGCGCTGCCGTTGCTGACCTCCGGTCTGGCCGTCGCGCGATACGACTCCACCGATGGTTACCCGGCGCACCCCCGTGAGCCCGAATACCACGGCGCACAGGTCGCCACCCTCGCACCTGACGGCACGGTAATGACGACTGCCTGCAAAGCGGCGGCCGACGCCGCCGAACAGGCGCGAATCGCTGCCGAACAGCAAGCGGCGCAGCCACCCGTCGCACCGCCCGCAGCCGACGAATGGTGGAAGCAGTACACGTCATGCACCAAGCTCAAGGACAACCCGAACGGCCATCCGACCGGCCCCTTCTCGCGCGACATCCCGGCAGAAGCACCCATCTACGACTGGTTCGCCAACGGAACCGGCAACAACGGGGATGGCGAAGGCGACGGGCTGGCCTGCGAGTAG